Proteins from a single region of Artemia franciscana chromosome 2, ASM3288406v1, whole genome shotgun sequence:
- the LOC136043883 gene encoding protein tramtrack, beta isoform-like isoform X1 has translation MLFQNRPILIAFVCVADLVCTILFAMEQKEFCLKWNNYTDVYKGNFATLLNREHFTDVTLSCDNQSIKCHRLVLSACSSYFENVLINNSHSHPIIILKDVKFCDIQALVKFIYTGEVTVAQAQFNSLLSLADMLKVTGLADPGESSDKTTNTAYPVERTEVSKPSPTLKRRRVDLDSEHSVLTHDSLQDSVPSIPLAASGTLLNNKSETRPSSSLVQQKDSHLVESEVVSNHGEEPTGTIGQFVNSLQYYGEEAGSSSLFSDSATNFNYPSQVKDECVDSATEDVARPEEDFGDYDYTNESGTAFGVPDHEEGFMTSTLNESDGKPGNVRRKYKHNNRIIKAALIEVQNGYTVSETALKYSIPRTSLHHYAKKFGVESHFSKRKKDYPSHNTSAGRVESHPNHLV, from the exons tgtgttGCTGACCTTGTATGTACAATACTTTTTGCAATGGAACAAAAAgagttttgtttaaaatggaATAACTACACTGATGTATATAAAGGAAATTTCGCTACTCTTTTAAATCGTGAACATTTTACTGATGTGACGCTCTCTTGTGACAACCAGAGCATAAAATGTCACAGGCTAGTTTTGTCTGCATGCAGTTCTTATTTTGAGAATGTACTTATTAACAATTCACACTCTCACCCTATTATAATCCTAAAAGATGTTAAATTTTGTGACATACAGGCTTTAGTAAAGTTTATATACACTGGAGAAGTAACTGTTGCACAAGCGCAATTCAATTCTCTACTTAGTTTGGCTGATATGCTGAAAGTCACGGGTCTTGCAGATCCTGGGGAATCATCAGACAAGACAACAAATACGGCTTACCCTGTTGAAAGAACTGAAGTTTCAAAACCATCCCCCACCCTGAAAAGAAGAAGAGTGGACTTAGACTCAGAGCACAGTGTTTTAACGCATGACTCATTGCAGGACAGCGTGCCATCTATTCCTCTTGCAGCTAGTGGTACCTTGTTAAACAATAAAAGTGAGACTAGGCCAAGCTCATCCCTGGTTCAACAGAAAGATTCACAT CTTGTTGAAAGTGAGGTGGTGTCAAATCATGGCGAAGAACCAACAGGCACTATAGGTCAGTTCGTCAACAGCCTCCAATATTATGGTGAAGAAGCTGGTTCTTCAAGTCTGTTCAGTGACAGTGCTACTAATTTCAACTACCCTAGT caagTCAAGGATGAATGTGTTGACAGTGCAACTGAAGATGTCGCTCGTCCTGAGGAAGATTTTGGAGATTATGACTACACGAATGAAAGT GGGACTGCTTTTGGAGTACCAGATCATGAGGAAGGATTTATGACGTCAACCTTAAATGAATCAG atggTAAACCAGGCAACGTGCGAAGAAAATACAAACACAATAATAGGATCATAAAAGCTGCTTTGATTGAAGTCCAAAACGGATACACAGTTTCGGAAACAGCTTTGAAGTATTCTATACCGAGGACTAGTCTCCATCACTACGCAAAAAAGTTTGGAGTCGAGTCTCATTTTTCGAAGAGGAAGAAAGATTACCCTAGTCATAACACAAGCGCGGGGAGGGTGGAGTCACATCCAAACCACTTGGTCTGA
- the LOC136043883 gene encoding protein tramtrack, beta isoform-like isoform X7, translated as MLFQNRPILIAFVCVADLVCTILFAMEQKEFCLKWNNYTDVYKGNFATLLNREHFTDVTLSCDNQSIKCHRLVLSACSSYFENVLINNSHSHPIIILKDVKFCDIQALVKFIYTGEVTVAQAQFNSLLSLADMLKVTGLADPGESSDKTTNTAYPVERTEVSKPSPTLKRRRVDLDSEHSVLTHDSLQDSVPSIPLAASGTLLNNKSETRPSSSLVQQKDSHQVKDECVDSATEDVARPEEDFGDYDYTNESGTAFGVPDHEEGFMTSTLNESDGKPGNVRRKYKHNNRIIKAALIEVQNGYTVSETALKYSIPRTSLHHYAKKFGVESHFSKRKKDYPSHNTSAGRVESHPNHLV; from the exons tgtgttGCTGACCTTGTATGTACAATACTTTTTGCAATGGAACAAAAAgagttttgtttaaaatggaATAACTACACTGATGTATATAAAGGAAATTTCGCTACTCTTTTAAATCGTGAACATTTTACTGATGTGACGCTCTCTTGTGACAACCAGAGCATAAAATGTCACAGGCTAGTTTTGTCTGCATGCAGTTCTTATTTTGAGAATGTACTTATTAACAATTCACACTCTCACCCTATTATAATCCTAAAAGATGTTAAATTTTGTGACATACAGGCTTTAGTAAAGTTTATATACACTGGAGAAGTAACTGTTGCACAAGCGCAATTCAATTCTCTACTTAGTTTGGCTGATATGCTGAAAGTCACGGGTCTTGCAGATCCTGGGGAATCATCAGACAAGACAACAAATACGGCTTACCCTGTTGAAAGAACTGAAGTTTCAAAACCATCCCCCACCCTGAAAAGAAGAAGAGTGGACTTAGACTCAGAGCACAGTGTTTTAACGCATGACTCATTGCAGGACAGCGTGCCATCTATTCCTCTTGCAGCTAGTGGTACCTTGTTAAACAATAAAAGTGAGACTAGGCCAAGCTCATCCCTGGTTCAACAGAAAGATTCACAT caagTCAAGGATGAATGTGTTGACAGTGCAACTGAAGATGTCGCTCGTCCTGAGGAAGATTTTGGAGATTATGACTACACGAATGAAAGT GGGACTGCTTTTGGAGTACCAGATCATGAGGAAGGATTTATGACGTCAACCTTAAATGAATCAG atggTAAACCAGGCAACGTGCGAAGAAAATACAAACACAATAATAGGATCATAAAAGCTGCTTTGATTGAAGTCCAAAACGGATACACAGTTTCGGAAACAGCTTTGAAGTATTCTATACCGAGGACTAGTCTCCATCACTACGCAAAAAAGTTTGGAGTCGAGTCTCATTTTTCGAAGAGGAAGAAAGATTACCCTAGTCATAACACAAGCGCGGGGAGGGTGGAGTCACATCCAAACCACTTGGTCTGA
- the LOC136043883 gene encoding protein tramtrack, beta isoform-like isoform X5 — translation MEQKEFCLKWNNYTDVYKGNFATLLNREHFTDVTLSCDNQSIKCHRLVLSACSSYFENVLINNSHSHPIIILKDVKFCDIQALVKFIYTGEVTVAQAQFNSLLSLADMLKVTGLADPGESSDKTTNTAYPVERTEVSKPSPTLKRRRVDLDSEHSVLTHDSLQDSVPSIPLAASGTLLNNKSETRPSSSLVQQKDSHLVESEVVSNHGEEPTGTIGQFVNSLQYYGEEAGSSSLFSDSATNFNYPSQVKDECVDSATEDVARPEEDFGDYDYTNESGTAFGVPDHEEGFMTSTLNESDGKPGNVRRKYKHNNRIIKAALIEVQNGYTVSETALKYSIPRTSLHHYAKKFGVESHFSKRKKDYPSHNTSAGRVESHPNHLV, via the exons ATGGAACAAAAAgagttttgtttaaaatggaATAACTACACTGATGTATATAAAGGAAATTTCGCTACTCTTTTAAATCGTGAACATTTTACTGATGTGACGCTCTCTTGTGACAACCAGAGCATAAAATGTCACAGGCTAGTTTTGTCTGCATGCAGTTCTTATTTTGAGAATGTACTTATTAACAATTCACACTCTCACCCTATTATAATCCTAAAAGATGTTAAATTTTGTGACATACAGGCTTTAGTAAAGTTTATATACACTGGAGAAGTAACTGTTGCACAAGCGCAATTCAATTCTCTACTTAGTTTGGCTGATATGCTGAAAGTCACGGGTCTTGCAGATCCTGGGGAATCATCAGACAAGACAACAAATACGGCTTACCCTGTTGAAAGAACTGAAGTTTCAAAACCATCCCCCACCCTGAAAAGAAGAAGAGTGGACTTAGACTCAGAGCACAGTGTTTTAACGCATGACTCATTGCAGGACAGCGTGCCATCTATTCCTCTTGCAGCTAGTGGTACCTTGTTAAACAATAAAAGTGAGACTAGGCCAAGCTCATCCCTGGTTCAACAGAAAGATTCACAT CTTGTTGAAAGTGAGGTGGTGTCAAATCATGGCGAAGAACCAACAGGCACTATAGGTCAGTTCGTCAACAGCCTCCAATATTATGGTGAAGAAGCTGGTTCTTCAAGTCTGTTCAGTGACAGTGCTACTAATTTCAACTACCCTAGT caagTCAAGGATGAATGTGTTGACAGTGCAACTGAAGATGTCGCTCGTCCTGAGGAAGATTTTGGAGATTATGACTACACGAATGAAAGT GGGACTGCTTTTGGAGTACCAGATCATGAGGAAGGATTTATGACGTCAACCTTAAATGAATCAG atggTAAACCAGGCAACGTGCGAAGAAAATACAAACACAATAATAGGATCATAAAAGCTGCTTTGATTGAAGTCCAAAACGGATACACAGTTTCGGAAACAGCTTTGAAGTATTCTATACCGAGGACTAGTCTCCATCACTACGCAAAAAAGTTTGGAGTCGAGTCTCATTTTTCGAAGAGGAAGAAAGATTACCCTAGTCATAACACAAGCGCGGGGAGGGTGGAGTCACATCCAAACCACTTGGTCTGA